The Catenulispora sp. MAP5-51 genomic interval TGCGCGGACAGCAGCCGCGGGCCACCACGCCGGCGCTGATCGCCGAGGCGCTGGGCCGCAAGCTCGGCCGGCCGGTCACCGTCGAGGAGATCGGCATGGTGGACGAGCGGGACGGGAGTTCCTCGCTCGCCCTGGGGCTGGGCGCCGACACCCAGGAGGCGATCGCGGTCGCGGCCGGGCTGTGGCGCGCCGACGCCGCCGGACGGGAGCAGTTGCGCGCGGCCTCGTTCGCGGTCACGGCGATGGTCGGGCCCAGCCGGGACTGGCTGATCATGCCGGAGGACCCGGTGGTGGCGCGGGGGATGGCCGCGGCCAAGAACGGGCACGCGCCGCTGCGCGTCGGCCTGTCCGACGTGGCCGCCGTGCGGGCCGCCACCGACGCCTTCCGGGCGCTGGACCACCGTTTCGGCGGCGGGCACGTCCGGGTGCTGGCCGTGCGCTATCTGGACGGGGTCGTCGCCGAGCTGCTGCGCGGGACCTACCCCGAGCGGGTCGGGCGCCAGCTGTTCGGCGCCGCCGCCGCGCTCACCGAGCTGGCCGGCTACCTCGCCTGCGACACCGGCCGCCTGGGCCTGGCGCAGCGGTACTACATCCAGGCTCTGAGGCTGTCCCAGGCGGCCGGCGACCGGGCCCACGGCGGGCACATCCTGTCGGCGATGAGCCACCTGGCCAACTCCCTCGGCGCGCCCCGGGAGACCGTGCAGCTGGCGCGCTCGGCCGACGAGGGGGCCCGGGGCATGGCGTCGGCGCACGTGCGCGCGGAGTTCTTCTGCGCCGAGGCGCGCGGGCACGCCGCGATGCGCGACCGCCGCGCGGCCGAGCAGGCGCTGGGCCGGGCCACGGACGAGTTGGAGCGCAGCGGGGGCGACGCGCCGGTCTGGTCCTCCTACTTCGACCACCACTACATAGCCGACGCGGCGGCCGCCTGCCACCGTGATCTGGACCAGCCGCGCCAGGCCGCCGAACAGGCCGCGGCCGCGCTGGCCGGCTTCGGGATGGACAAGACCCGGCGCCGGGTGCTGAACCTGTTCACCCTGGCCTCGGCCCGGGTGCAGGGCGGGGAGGTGGAGGCCGGCTGCGCGGCGGCGACGGAGGCGGTGAAGCTGTCCGCGCGGGCGCGTTCGGCCCGCGCGGTGGAGGCGCTGCACGATTTCGACCGGCGCCTGGACCCGTACGCGACCGTCGCGGCGACCCGCGAGTTCCGCGGCCTGATCGCGGCCCGCAGGCCTGGCGAGCCCATCAACGCCTGAGCGCCGGCGGTGACAGGTCTGGCGGTGTGGTCATTCATCGAAAGTCCGATCGGGTAGGCTCGGTCCCGCCTATGGACGAGACGCTGCAAGAAAGCGAGCCGACAGCCGAGGGTGGGCGAGCGCCGTCGGAGGGTGCCGCGACCGCCGAGGCGGGAATGCCGCATACCGCGCAATTCGCCCCCGTGGAGATGCCTGGCCAGGCGGTCTCCCCCGTACCCCCCGAGGACGACGGATATCCGGGGGGCCCGATCCCGGAGTCCTCCGGCTTCTCCTGGCGCCTGCCGGGCCAGCCGGCCCCCGTGCAGCACGCACAGGGCGGGATCCCGAACGAGTTCGACCACCTCTTCCGCGACGCGCCGGCCGACGACCGCCGCTCGCTGATGCCCAACCAGGGCACGATAGGGGTCGCCGTTCCGGGAGCCGCGGGCTATTCGGGGCCTTCGTATCCACAGAATCCTGCGACCGGTGCCCCGGCACCCGGTCCCCGGCAGGCTCCGGCTCCCGGCCCGGCTCCTCGCCCGGGCCCGGATCCGGGCTACGGCCCGCAGCCGACGCAGGCGCTGCCCCCGGCCGAGGCCACGGGCCGTCAGCAGCCGGTGTACCAGGCCCCGACCCAGGACCAGGTCGGCTACGGCCAGCAGCTGCCCAGCCGCGCCTACGACTCGGGCGGCTACGCGGCGCAGGCGCAGGGCGGACAGTACGACTCCGAGCATCAGCACACGCAGGCGATCCCGCGGGTCCAGCCGCAGATGTACGGCGGCGGCCGCAACTCCGGCGAGCCGGACCTGCTGCTGGCCACCGGCCCGGACCGCCGGCAGTCCAACCGCACCCTGCTGGTCGCGGTGGGCGTGTTCGTGGTCCTGATCGTGGTGGCCGTGGTGGCCTTCTCCGGCGGGGGCGGCAAGTCCAAGTCGGACACCGCCGGCAAGTCCACCGACACCGACACCCCGCCGCCGACCACCAGCGTGTCGGCACCCCCCGGCGTGGACCCGGCGGCCAAGGCCCAGGCCGACGCCATCTTCGCGATCATCGCCCAGAGCCACGACCTGCGCTCCAAGGCCAACGGCGCGTTCAGCAACGTCCAGGCGTGCCAGAACGTCGCGCAGAACAAGCAGACCTTCACCGACGTCGGCAACTCCCGGCAGGCTCAGGCCGACGGCATGAAGGCGCTGGCCGTGGACAAGCTGCCGGGCGGCGCGAAGCTGCAGCAGGACCTGATCACGTCCTGGCAACTGTCCGCGGAGTCCGAGCGTGACTACGCGAACTGGGCCAACGACAACCTGGCCTGCCACGGCAAGCCCGGCTCCAACGACAACCTGAACCGCGCCAGCAGCGCCGGCGACAAGGCCGGCACGGCCAAGAGCGACGCGGTCAAGGACTGGAACGCCTTCGCCGACAAGTTCGGCGAGCAGACCATCAAGGTCAGCGACCTGTGACAGGACACTGACGACCCACGCGACCCAGACGACCCAGACAACCCAGACGGCCACCGGTTCCCGGTGGCCGTCTTGTTTTCCCGATCAACCTCGTTCCCCGATCGGTTTTCAGCCCTACCGCAGCTGGTCGACGTACGTGTCCGTCCCCGGCAGCGTCGGGACGAAGGGCGCCGCGAACTCCAGCCGACCAAGCCCGGACGCCTCGACCGCGGCCCCGTCCCCCGCGAACCGCTCCCAGTCCTCGGCGGGGTCGGATTCGGTGAAGTAGAGCACGGTGATCCGCTTGCCGACGCCCTCGACCGGCTTGACGTACGTCGGCGTCTTCCCCGGCAACGGCATCGGCTCGAACACCGTCGCCATCGCCACCGGCGAACCCTCCAGCTTGCCCGGCAGGTGCTTCTCCTTCAGCCAGGACGCCAACGCGGCCGGATCCTGATCGGGTGCGGCGTCGATGACCTCGACGACGAGACCCGCGTAGGGGTAGTTCAGGGCATGGATGTCGCGCGGACCGCCATCGCCGTCCC includes:
- a CDS encoding transcriptional regulator yields the protein MEGHRGPREPNRRLAELIAEAGCSNAGLARRVNMAGAELGLDLRYDKTSVARWLRGQQPRATTPALIAEALGRKLGRPVTVEEIGMVDERDGSSSLALGLGADTQEAIAVAAGLWRADAAGREQLRAASFAVTAMVGPSRDWLIMPEDPVVARGMAAAKNGHAPLRVGLSDVAAVRAATDAFRALDHRFGGGHVRVLAVRYLDGVVAELLRGTYPERVGRQLFGAAAALTELAGYLACDTGRLGLAQRYYIQALRLSQAAGDRAHGGHILSAMSHLANSLGAPRETVQLARSADEGARGMASAHVRAEFFCAEARGHAAMRDRRAAEQALGRATDELERSGGDAPVWSSYFDHHYIADAAAACHRDLDQPRQAAEQAAAALAGFGMDKTRRRVLNLFTLASARVQGGEVEAGCAAATEAVKLSARARSARAVEALHDFDRRLDPYATVAATREFRGLIAARRPGEPINA